CAGAAACAAAACCCAATTTCTGAAGTATCTCAGATGCATACTGATTGGTATTCCACTATGGTTTGTCGTTGGTATATTAATCACATTCTCCCCAGAATTTGGCAAGGTACTGCATGTTCAGGGTGAAGTTAGTGCTGGTGCCGCAGTAGCCTGGTGTTATGGTGGCGTAGTAATTGGCGATATTATGAGCGGCCTGATGAGTCAATGGTTAAAAAGCAGAATTAAAGTGGTCTACATTTTCTTACTGGCCAATGCCGTAGGTACAGTAGTTTATTTTACCACTTATGGACTTAACCTGTCACAGTTCTATCTGTTATGCGGAGCTATCGGAGTCGCTACCGGTTATTCTGTACTCTTTATTACGATAGCATCAGAGCAATTCGGTACTAATATCAGAGCTACTGTTACGATTACCATCTCAAATTTTATTCGTGCTGCACTGATTCCCATCACACTCCTGTTTCAGTTTTTCAAATCTGTTTTCAACGGTTCTATAATTTATTCAGGGATGACCGTTGGTGCAATCAGTATGGTTTTAGCTTTATATGCCTTAAGTAAATCAGAAGAAACTTTTCATAAAGACCTGGATTACCAGGAAGAGTTTTAGCACTGCTATATTCAAAAAAAGGGTTGCATCAATTATAATTGACGCAACCCTTTTTACCAGATAAACACCTGGCTGAAAGACCATTCGGTTACAAACCCATTTTATCTTCTTTCTTTATTTTCTCGTCCTGTTCAGTGATCAGTTTATGCTCAGCTTCCATTTTTTTGTGTTCTGCCATCAGCTGCTCATCTTCCTGTTGCATTTGCTGATGATCTGCTTTAATTTCCTCTTCAGTACTTTTTCCATCAGCATGTTTTTTTTCCAGTTCATCATGAGCTTTTATAATTGCAGCATGTTTGTCAATTAATGCCTTATGTGCAGCTAATAACTTTATATGATCCAATTCTATCGCATGATGCTTACTGTTTGTCCCCTCTTTCAGCGCCTCATGGGCTTTAGAAAACATAGCATGTGCAGCTTCCATTTTCTCGTGAGCCTCTTCGAGTGTTTTATGCTCAGCTTCCAGCTTGGTATGTTCGCCGGATAGTTCCTTTTCCAGGGTTGAAGTTTTTTCAGTACATGCAGAGAACAGTACTGTTCCTGTGATGGCCACAGCCATAAATGTTTTAATGAATTTCATAGTTAAGATTGTATGAATGAAGGATATGATATTGGCCAAAAATACAGTTAACAATTCATTATTGCAACCATGTTGCGAAAAGTATTTTTTGGCAGTTCCCTAATCTATTTCCCCTTAAACAAAAAAGGTTGCATCAGACCTATCTGATGCAACCTTTTCATTTGATGAATATTCAATTCAACTATCAGGTAAAACTAACGAAACCTGAAGTCCATTCATCCTTATCAACTTCATTGCGGGAGATCTCAAAACCTTCCCGATGATCTTTAAATCCATTTAACTGCTCAGCACGGGATTGTGCCTCTTCTGCATTTTCTTTCGAATTATAAACACCTATTAGTTTACCATCTTCATTATACAAAAGAGCACCATCTGAATGTGTATGC
This portion of the Pedobacter lusitanus genome encodes:
- a CDS encoding DUF7336 domain-containing protein, which encodes MEFVYLLWHTHSDGALLYNEDGKLIGVYNSKENAEEAQSRAEQLNGFKDHREGFEISRNEVDKDEWTSGFVSFT